The DNA sequence GCTGGGCATGCTGGGTATGCACGGCACCGCTTACGCCAACAAAGCCATGGTAGAGTGCGACTTTTTGCTAAACATTGGCTCGCGGTTCGACGACCGTATTGTTGGTGCGCCCGCTGCCTTCTGCAAAGACGCCTTTATTGCCCATGTCGATATTGACGCCAGCGAGATTGGCAAGATGATCCACCCCAACGCGGCCGTAGTGGCCGACGCCAAGGCTGGCATAGAAGCACTCAGCAAAACTGTCAAGGCCCAAAAGCATAATGACTGGAACAAACACCTAGATGAATACCGCCAGAAATACCCCCTAACCTACAGCGACAAAAACGGTCTGACCATGCAAAAGGTAATAGACGAAGTCTACAAATTTACCAAAGGCAAGGCTATCGCTGTAACAGACGTAGGACAGCATCAGATGTGGGCCGCCCAATTCTACAAAACCGATGACCCGCACATGTGGCTCAGCTCTGGCGGTGCCGGCACCATGGGTTACGGCTTTCCTGGCGCCATTGGCGCCCAATTTGCTCGCCCCAACGACGATGTTATAGCTTTTGTGGGCGACGGTGGTTTTCAAATGACACTGTTTGAACTAGCTACCGCTTGCATCCATAAGTTGCCCCTCAAAATTTTTGTCCTGAACAATCACTATCTGGGCATGGTGCGTCAGTGGCAAGAGCTGTTCTTTGACAACCGCGAGAGCGGTGTAGATCTAGAGGGCAACCCCGACTTTGCCGCTCTGGCCGAGGCCTACGGTGCCAAAGGCGTCAACATAACGTCAGCAGATCAAATTGATGCCAAGCTCAAAGAGGCCTGGGCAGTCACCGACCGGCCAGTGGTTATCAACGTAGAAGTCATCAAGACTGATAACGTCTACCCCATGGTGCCTGCCGGTGCCCCACTAGAGAGCATGATCGTTACCGCACCAACCACAAAACTAGCCAAACCCACAGGGAGTACTTAAGATCTCATGCAATGCAATTCACAAGATTCAAGACAGATGATTTTTGAGCGAAATCAACAAAATCGAGTAAGGGGTAATTGTCATTACACCGCACGAGATCTTGTTAGATTGCAGCCAAAAAGGGCTGTTTTGAAATTATGCAATTGCATTGTAGGAGGTCTTTGATGCAGCACGTTGACCACACCCTTGTCTTGACCGTTCGCAACCAGCCAGGCGTCTTGGTGCGCATTGCTCACGTCTTTGCCCGCCGGGGCTGCAACATTCGCTCGTTGCGCGTAGAACCTCACGCCGACGAGCAATGGTCTACCATGACCATCATAGTCCGTGACGTGCCACGCCTAGACCAGATGATCCACCAACTGCAAAAGCTCATAGATGTCTCTACCGTCAAAGACCACACCGCCGTCCAAAAAAACTAACGCCTGAACGTCGTCCCTATCTGGCCATTCATGGCTTGTTCGATGGCATTGTCAGCCCGGCCGTGGGCTATCCACGTTTCAATGCCGGCAGCAGTGGTCAGAGCCGCGGCGTCAAATTTGGTCACCATACCACCGGTCGCCCCGCTGCTGTTAGTGTCACCCGCCAGCTGTCTATAGGCATCTATATCGTCTATGGTCGAGATCACCGAGCTAGGGTCGCTCAAGTCTGACAACACGCCGTGCACATCGGTGAGCATTCCAAATCGAGCCCGCACCCCCATGC is a window from the Verrucomicrobiia bacterium genome containing:
- the ilvB gene encoding biosynthetic-type acetolactate synthase large subunit, translating into MSVSELDGAQALVSTLEKHGVEYIFGYSGGAAIPIFDALITTKTKIKLILTRHEQGAAHMADGYARASGKPGIVLVTSGPGAGNTVTGLMTAQMDSVPIIVISGQQIRSMLGMDAFQEADIFNMTMPVVKHSYLIRETNDIPSIVDEAFHIATTGRPGPVLIDIPKDVSSGDFSGEFDKPIDLPAYKQPATIDHKKIQAIADAWAKAKNPVILAGHGVLISGAHKQLTKLAEQMDTPVTTTLLGKGAFPETHQLSLGMLGMHGTAYANKAMVECDFLLNIGSRFDDRIVGAPAAFCKDAFIAHVDIDASEIGKMIHPNAAVVADAKAGIEALSKTVKAQKHNDWNKHLDEYRQKYPLTYSDKNGLTMQKVIDEVYKFTKGKAIAVTDVGQHQMWAAQFYKTDDPHMWLSSGGAGTMGYGFPGAIGAQFARPNDDVIAFVGDGGFQMTLFELATACIHKLPLKIFVLNNHYLGMVRQWQELFFDNRESGVDLEGNPDFAALAEAYGAKGVNITSADQIDAKLKEAWAVTDRPVVINVEVIKTDNVYPMVPAGAPLESMIVTAPTTKLAKPTGST
- the ilvN gene encoding acetolactate synthase small subunit, which encodes MQHVDHTLVLTVRNQPGVLVRIAHVFARRGCNIRSLRVEPHADEQWSTMTIIVRDVPRLDQMIHQLQKLIDVSTVKDHTAVQKN